Proteins encoded in a region of the Bacillota bacterium LX-D genome:
- a CDS encoding GyrI-like domain-containing protein → MDYKFELTEQPAQPVLSMRTRTAVGNLPQELGKAYGAIIQYLNEIGEKPLDAAFAAYYNMDMENLDVEMGFPVAKPLAGIGEIKSSEIPAGKQVSCFYKGPYSQIEPVYNAMMQWIDENGYTPTGVSYEFYYNSPAEVPESKLLTKIVFPLK, encoded by the coding sequence ATGGATTATAAATTCGAATTGACTGAACAGCCAGCTCAACCTGTACTTTCTATGCGAACAAGGACAGCAGTTGGAAATTTGCCGCAAGAATTAGGCAAAGCATATGGAGCTATCATCCAGTATCTGAATGAGATTGGTGAAAAACCATTAGACGCAGCTTTTGCCGCTTATTACAACATGGATATGGAAAATCTTGATGTTGAGATGGGATTCCCTGTTGCGAAGCCCCTTGCTGGAATAGGCGAAATTAAATCAAGTGAAATTCCTGCGGGGAAACAGGTGTCTTGTTTTTATAAGGGCCCTTACAGCCAGATAGAGCCGGTTTATAATGCCATGATGCAGTGGATAGATGAAAATGGTTATACACCGACGGGAGTATCTTATGAGTTTTATTACAATTCTCCTGCAGAAGTGCCGGAAAGCAAGCTTTTAACTAAGATTGTATTTCCTCTTAAATGA
- a CDS encoding methyl-accepting chemotaxis protein: MRKIKYKILLAFLITSSVFIIISGAYSIFNLVNLNKTETAAIEKLLFDDYDEMIKNEVETACSVLNIYYDIYKQGKLTEKEAQEAAKEAIKELRYGKDGYFWIDHTDGILVAHPMLPEQEGNNRINTKDPNGVYLIKGVIEAARDNKNSGYTSFMWEKPQDVGTGKLSPKKAYSRLFKPWNWVVSTGNYVDDINAMVDKKRLELKKNLEKNIAAVAIFVILSVLAMGAVGLIISKKISDPIIKLVKAFEKDDNGQIHIQEIKLDSKDEIGLLANALNEMQLQVKSFINGVIQEAHNVADAANTVGLHMSSLNEQIAEVSSTTEAISAGMEETAASTEEMNAIATEIVSAVESIATKAQKGEVSVKEISQRAITLKSNLASTIENSNLILNQTKEKLDHALEESKAVTQINELADAILQITAETNLLALNAAIEAARAGEAGRGFAVVADEIRKLAEESKNTASKIQSIIQTVISSVDNLSNNSTQLLEFVTTNVENDYESMLKASDEYNNDAKNLDILVSDFSSTAEELQASIQNMMKAIEEITSATNDGATGTNDIAQGAMQITEKSNELLLQATNSKKYSENLLKLVSKFKIQ, translated from the coding sequence ATGAGAAAAATAAAATACAAGATTTTACTTGCATTTTTAATTACTTCTTCTGTATTTATCATAATTTCTGGGGCTTATAGCATTTTTAATCTTGTGAATTTGAATAAAACTGAAACTGCAGCTATAGAAAAATTATTATTTGATGATTATGATGAAATGATTAAGAACGAAGTTGAGACAGCTTGTAGCGTCCTGAATATATACTATGATATTTATAAACAAGGTAAATTGACTGAAAAGGAAGCCCAGGAGGCGGCCAAAGAAGCAATTAAAGAACTACGGTATGGTAAGGATGGATATTTTTGGATTGATCATACAGATGGAATACTTGTTGCCCATCCTATGCTGCCAGAACAAGAAGGAAATAATAGGATTAACACTAAAGACCCCAATGGAGTTTATTTAATTAAAGGGGTTATAGAAGCTGCAAGAGATAATAAAAACTCTGGGTATACAAGCTTTATGTGGGAAAAACCACAAGATGTAGGTACTGGCAAACTAAGCCCTAAAAAAGCATACTCCCGGTTGTTTAAACCATGGAATTGGGTAGTAAGTACTGGAAATTATGTTGATGATATTAATGCAATGGTAGATAAGAAACGTTTAGAACTTAAGAAAAATTTAGAGAAGAATATTGCTGCTGTAGCGATTTTTGTGATCCTTTCAGTCCTAGCAATGGGCGCAGTTGGTTTAATTATAAGTAAAAAAATATCTGACCCAATTATTAAACTGGTCAAAGCTTTTGAAAAGGATGACAATGGTCAAATTCACATCCAGGAAATAAAGTTGGATTCAAAAGATGAAATTGGCTTATTGGCGAATGCTCTAAATGAAATGCAATTACAAGTTAAAAGTTTTATCAATGGTGTTATTCAAGAAGCACATAATGTTGCTGATGCGGCTAATACTGTTGGCTTACATATGTCTTCATTAAATGAGCAAATAGCTGAAGTATCTTCGACAACTGAAGCAATCTCAGCTGGCATGGAAGAGACGGCGGCCTCAACTGAGGAAATGAATGCTATAGCAACGGAAATAGTATCAGCTGTTGAGTCTATTGCAACTAAAGCACAAAAAGGTGAAGTATCTGTTAAAGAAATAAGTCAAAGGGCCATTACATTAAAATCTAATCTTGCTTCTACTATTGAAAATAGCAATTTAATCTTAAATCAGACAAAGGAAAAGCTAGACCATGCCTTAGAGGAGTCTAAAGCTGTAACACAGATTAATGAACTAGCAGATGCAATTTTGCAGATTACTGCCGAAACTAATTTGCTAGCTTTAAATGCAGCAATTGAAGCTGCACGAGCAGGAGAAGCTGGGAGGGGCTTCGCAGTTGTTGCTGATGAAATAAGAAAACTTGCCGAAGAATCAAAAAACACTGCCAGCAAAATTCAAAGTATTATTCAAACAGTTATTAGTTCAGTAGATAATTTATCAAATAATTCAACTCAACTTTTGGAATTTGTAACCACAAATGTTGAGAACGATTATGAATCAATGTTAAAAGCTTCAGATGAGTATAATAATGATGCTAAAAACTTGGATATATTAGTATCGGACTTTAGCTCTACGGCGGAAGAGCTGCAAGCTTCCATTCAGAATATGATGAAGGCAATTGAAGAAATTACTTCGGCAACTAATGACGGGGCAACGGGTACGAATGATATTGCTCAAGGAGCAATGCAGATTACAGAAAAATCTAATGAGCTGCTATTGCAAGCAACTAATTCGAAAAAATATTCGGAAAACCTTTTAAAATTAGTATCCAAATTTAAAATACAATAA
- a CDS encoding ABC transporter permease: MFEIISGVLEQGFIYGIMALGVYISYKILNFPDLTVDGSFPLGAAVTAVLLTAGVNPWIALALSFAVGICAGLLTGIIHVKLKVNDLLSGIIVMTALYSINYRIAGKSANIPIFDQDTIFNSGLANFFPQELSGFVVLFIVFIVALVMKFAMDWYLNTKSGFLLRATGDNKHFVTAIAKDYGIVKIIGLAISNAFVAMAGSVVCQQQKLFDITMGTGTIVIGLAAVIIGINVFKPLKFLKPTTMVLGGSIIYKACVAVAFEVGFDNADIRLITAVLFLIALIANGKIIKVREE; this comes from the coding sequence ATGTTTGAAATTATTTCAGGTGTTCTTGAACAGGGTTTTATATATGGCATAATGGCTCTAGGTGTTTACATAAGCTATAAAATATTGAACTTTCCCGACTTGACAGTTGACGGCAGTTTCCCACTTGGGGCTGCCGTTACTGCTGTTTTACTTACAGCTGGAGTCAATCCATGGATTGCACTGGCATTATCTTTTGCTGTCGGTATTTGTGCCGGCTTACTTACAGGCATTATACATGTTAAATTAAAGGTTAATGATCTTTTATCCGGTATTATTGTCATGACAGCACTCTATTCAATAAATTATCGCATAGCCGGAAAGAGCGCCAATATACCAATTTTTGATCAAGATACAATATTCAATAGCGGGTTAGCAAATTTTTTTCCCCAGGAACTGTCTGGCTTTGTAGTCCTTTTTATTGTATTTATTGTTGCTCTTGTAATGAAGTTTGCCATGGATTGGTATCTTAACACCAAATCAGGGTTTCTACTAAGAGCAACAGGAGATAATAAACATTTTGTAACTGCTATTGCTAAAGATTATGGTATTGTTAAAATTATTGGATTGGCTATTTCCAATGCATTTGTGGCAATGGCTGGTTCCGTTGTCTGCCAACAGCAAAAGCTGTTCGATATAACTATGGGTACAGGAACAATAGTTATAGGACTTGCAGCTGTAATTATTGGTATAAATGTTTTTAAACCATTAAAATTTCTTAAGCCTACTACTATGGTCTTAGGCGGCTCAATAATATACAAGGCATGTGTAGCAGTGGCTTTTGAGGTAGGCTTTGATAATGCGGATATTCGTCTGATTACGGCAGTATTATTTCTAATTGCACTGATTGCTAATGGAAAAATAATTAAGGTTAGGGAGGAATAA
- a CDS encoding endospore germination permease encodes MEKARISSIQLFLLLFGFLFGSTVILHPTSSAKNDAWLAILLGGVGGALLMGIYVAIALLNPSRTLVEILRDRFGKFVGNAVSILYIWYFIHIASLVFRNFGEFIASVTIPETPMIVVIGIFAAILVYAINSGVEVMGRLSELFVPVLPVVVLIIFLSLITTHDFTAFLPMLENGMGPVWNAAFGFITFPFGETVAFLMLFPHLNKKGNLKKIAALSALFLVVLSLLLFIMDITVLGSNLMQRATFVPHLISLLIPGLNVEPLVDINLLIGGGIKISVCIYAAAKALSQVLGISDYRKLTTAITTFCVVLSIWVYENVLEMFSWAEKVWPYYSIPFQMIIPLLLLFLSLRKRVKPSNARIES; translated from the coding sequence GTGGAAAAAGCCAGAATATCCAGCATACAGTTATTCCTGCTATTATTCGGTTTCCTCTTTGGAAGCACGGTGATATTACATCCTACGTCGAGTGCAAAAAATGATGCATGGCTGGCAATTCTCCTTGGAGGGGTGGGTGGTGCTTTACTGATGGGGATCTATGTAGCCATTGCATTATTAAACCCTTCAAGAACGCTGGTGGAAATTTTGAGGGACAGGTTTGGAAAATTTGTTGGGAATGCGGTTTCCATCCTGTACATATGGTATTTTATCCACATAGCTTCCCTTGTGTTCAGAAACTTTGGGGAGTTTATAGCTTCGGTGACCATTCCTGAAACCCCTATGATCGTAGTTATCGGGATTTTTGCGGCCATTTTGGTTTATGCAATAAACAGCGGGGTGGAGGTGATGGGAAGGTTAAGTGAATTGTTCGTACCCGTGTTGCCTGTCGTAGTTCTTATTATCTTCCTATCGCTTATCACCACCCATGATTTCACAGCTTTTCTTCCGATGCTGGAAAATGGCATGGGACCTGTATGGAATGCAGCTTTTGGTTTTATTACTTTTCCGTTTGGAGAAACAGTCGCATTCCTTATGCTGTTTCCACATTTGAATAAGAAAGGAAACCTGAAAAAGATTGCAGCTTTATCGGCGCTATTTTTGGTTGTGTTGAGCCTTTTGCTTTTTATCATGGATATAACCGTCTTGGGGAGTAATTTGATGCAGCGGGCAACTTTCGTGCCCCATTTAATATCACTGCTTATTCCAGGCCTGAATGTGGAGCCGCTCGTTGATATCAACCTGCTGATAGGGGGTGGGATAAAGATTTCCGTCTGTATATATGCAGCGGCAAAGGCTTTAAGTCAGGTGTTAGGAATCAGTGACTACAGGAAGTTGACTACAGCAATAACAACCTTTTGCGTTGTACTTTCGATATGGGTATACGAAAATGTGCTTGAAATGTTCAGTTGGGCTGAAAAGGTCTGGCCTTACTATTCTATTCCCTTCCAGATGATTATTCCCCTGTTGCTGCTTTTTTTATCTTTAAGGAAAAGGGTTAAACCTTCAAATGCAAGGATAGAAAGTTGA
- a CDS encoding spore germination protein produces the protein MFGKTRKRNGMVKQNADIDNICNDTNEPILQTTEAVKSRLNEVFSECSDFMHREIVCGEDGSIRMLVAYINGFVDKRVLNQDVVRPILDYFSNTKLQDKRSRIYEQLKECVVNNNDIKEAENMQQAVDNIVSGEALLFIDGEDRALVIGVKAPQGRQVAEPDTEVSIRGSREGFVENLLTNTTLLRKRIKNPNLKLEMMQLGEQTKTDICICYIKGIANQEIVKEVRKRLKKIKTDAILDSGYIEQFISDSRLSLFPTVGNSEKCDKLAGKLLEGRVAIFCDGTPYVLTAPYLFIESLQASDDYYDHAFFATFMRLLRLLALLISNLMPGMYVALVGFHHTVIPFKLMITLAASRQGIPFSPITEAVLMIVAFELLREAGVRMPRPIGQALSIVGAIVLGEASVVAGIASNLMVIIVAITAVCSFVVPPLIRATMLIRFVFLVAANFLGFLGISFVFVAVFVHLCRLRSFGIPYMAPFSPLTASDLKDSLVVVPIWAMVTRPWILRQEETKNAAGIKRQEVRSKR, from the coding sequence ATGTTTGGGAAAACAAGAAAACGTAACGGGATGGTGAAGCAAAACGCTGACATCGATAACATCTGTAATGATACAAATGAACCTATACTACAAACAACTGAAGCAGTAAAATCAAGGCTTAATGAAGTTTTTTCCGAATGCAGTGATTTCATGCATCGGGAAATTGTATGCGGGGAAGACGGTTCTATCAGGATGTTAGTAGCATATATCAACGGTTTTGTAGACAAAAGGGTGTTAAACCAGGATGTGGTCCGTCCGATTCTCGACTATTTTTCAAATACAAAATTGCAGGATAAAAGGAGCCGCATATATGAACAGCTTAAAGAATGCGTTGTCAACAACAACGATATAAAAGAAGCGGAAAATATGCAGCAGGCAGTGGACAATATCGTGTCAGGAGAAGCCCTGCTTTTTATTGATGGAGAAGACAGGGCATTGGTTATCGGGGTGAAAGCCCCACAGGGCAGGCAGGTAGCAGAACCCGACACAGAGGTTTCTATAAGGGGATCAAGGGAAGGCTTTGTCGAGAACCTGCTTACAAACACCACTCTCCTTCGCAAAAGGATTAAGAACCCGAACCTGAAGTTGGAGATGATGCAGTTGGGAGAACAGACCAAAACCGATATTTGCATTTGTTATATTAAGGGAATTGCCAATCAGGAGATTGTCAAGGAAGTAAGAAAAAGGCTCAAAAAAATCAAAACTGATGCAATCCTTGACTCTGGGTATATTGAGCAATTTATTTCCGACAGCCGGCTGTCCCTTTTCCCTACGGTGGGAAACAGCGAAAAGTGCGACAAACTGGCAGGAAAGCTGCTGGAAGGACGGGTGGCAATTTTCTGTGACGGGACGCCTTATGTCCTTACGGCTCCTTATCTTTTTATAGAGTCTCTGCAGGCGTCGGATGATTACTATGACCATGCTTTTTTTGCTACCTTTATGCGTCTGCTGCGTCTGCTTGCACTGCTGATATCAAATTTAATGCCAGGAATGTATGTAGCGTTGGTTGGCTTCCATCATACGGTAATTCCGTTCAAGCTGATGATTACACTGGCGGCTTCACGGCAGGGGATACCTTTTTCACCGATCACCGAAGCGGTATTAATGATAGTGGCATTTGAACTCCTCCGTGAAGCAGGTGTCCGTATGCCAAGGCCGATAGGCCAGGCATTGAGCATTGTCGGAGCCATTGTGCTGGGAGAGGCGTCGGTTGTGGCAGGGATTGCCAGCAACCTTATGGTGATCATTGTTGCCATTACGGCCGTATGCAGTTTTGTAGTTCCACCACTGATCAGGGCAACCATGCTAATACGCTTTGTGTTCCTGGTTGCGGCAAATTTTCTGGGTTTCCTTGGAATATCCTTTGTGTTCGTGGCTGTTTTTGTACACCTTTGCAGGCTGCGCTCCTTTGGAATCCCTTATATGGCACCTTTTTCACCGCTTACGGCTTCCGACCTTAAAGATTCCCTGGTTGTGGTGCCAATCTGGGCAATGGTAACAAGGCCGTGGATACTGCGGCAGGAGGAAACCAAAAATGCTGCAGGGATAAAACGCCAGGAGGTGAGGTCAAAGCGGTGA
- a CDS encoding HRDC domain-containing protein produces the protein MPTTRAQFLEVSGVGQAKLEKYGEAFLAEIKAYQRGSSYIKYAVHSFIFVP, from the coding sequence ATGCCGACTACCAGGGCACAATTTCTAGAGGTTTCTGGTGTTGGGCAGGCAAAACTTGAAAAATACGGAGAAGCCTTTTTGGCAGAAATTAAAGCATATCAGAGGGGCAGTTCCTATATAAAATATGCGGTGCATTCGTTTATTTTTGTTCCTTAA
- a CDS encoding ATP-binding cassette domain-containing protein: MLTLNQIYKTYNKGSINESVLFSDFNLKVSEGQFISIVGSNGSGKSSLLNIICGSIGIDGGNVILRGKDITEKREHVRAEFIGRVYQDPAKGTCPNMSILENMSLADHKGKSYGLSAGVNRKRTDYYKSLLEQLKLGLEDKINVPVGALSGGQRQALALLTSTMTPIDLLILDEHTAALDPKTSENIMELTDSIIKSKGITTLMVTHNLKFAVNYGNRILMMHNGEIVIDATDDEKQKIGINKLLEVFNEISIECGN, translated from the coding sequence TTGCTCACCCTTAATCAAATTTATAAAACATATAACAAGGGCTCCATCAACGAATCTGTACTGTTTTCAGACTTTAATCTTAAGGTTTCAGAGGGACAGTTTATCTCTATAGTAGGCAGCAATGGCTCTGGTAAATCTAGCTTGCTCAATATTATTTGCGGTAGCATTGGAATAGACGGCGGAAATGTAATTTTACGTGGGAAGGATATTACAGAAAAAAGAGAGCATGTCCGTGCTGAATTTATTGGACGTGTTTATCAGGATCCGGCAAAGGGTACTTGTCCTAATATGAGTATTCTTGAGAATATGTCGCTGGCAGATCATAAAGGGAAAAGTTATGGCCTCTCAGCAGGAGTAAACAGAAAACGAACGGATTACTATAAATCCTTGCTAGAGCAACTAAAACTTGGCCTGGAAGATAAAATTAATGTGCCAGTTGGGGCACTTTCTGGTGGACAGCGCCAGGCTTTGGCCTTATTAACGTCTACAATGACGCCAATCGACCTGCTCATTCTAGATGAGCATACAGCTGCATTAGATCCTAAAACCTCGGAAAATATCATGGAGCTTACGGATAGTATCATCAAATCTAAAGGTATTACAACCCTTATGGTTACACACAATCTTAAATTTGCAGTAAATTACGGAAATAGAATTTTAATGATGCATAATGGTGAAATTGTCATAGATGCTACTGATGATGAAAAGCAAAAAATCGGTATCAATAAGCTGCTGGAAGTATTTAATGAGATTAGCATCGAATGCGGAAATTAA
- a CDS encoding Ger(x)C family spore germination protein has translation MKCRKDKYAVKMGILAVLLMLPLLLTGCWNNRDLTEINMVTALGVDRSEDGKVLVTVQVVEPAAIQSTSSGKGKGGGTQPEPVFVESYEGETVFDALRSMLSVVDNRLFLSTTQVLIIGERLAKEGITEVMDFLQRDHEVEYKMDVLVAKKSTSKEILEMETDMDPIPAMYIKETVENTVLRGTVKRIMLIDLIKDMGDNGKQPVIGQITKAGEKKVRTEGASVFRDGKLAGWLDPSETRGYLFAADKVESTIVNIPADGGKISMELIRSNGKVGVEFQNGKPAMLSIQVGLEANVGEYEAKGKLDSPDNLHRLEKTLGEEVKREIRMALNRTQKDYSSDIFGFGTQVHKYHPQYWKKAKDSWNDTFSKLPADIQVDAKIKRTGVIKGPIKKDG, from the coding sequence GTGAAATGCAGGAAAGATAAATATGCTGTGAAAATGGGCATACTTGCCGTTTTATTAATGCTACCTTTGCTCCTGACCGGCTGCTGGAACAACAGGGATTTGACGGAAATCAACATGGTGACGGCACTGGGGGTCGACAGGTCGGAAGACGGAAAGGTGCTTGTGACTGTCCAGGTGGTGGAACCCGCCGCTATCCAATCAACGTCATCAGGAAAAGGAAAAGGCGGAGGAACACAGCCCGAACCTGTATTTGTTGAGTCTTATGAAGGTGAAACGGTTTTTGACGCTTTAAGGAGTATGCTGTCCGTAGTTGACAATAGATTGTTTTTAAGTACAACCCAGGTTTTAATTATTGGAGAAAGGCTTGCAAAAGAAGGAATTACCGAAGTAATGGACTTTTTGCAGCGGGATCATGAGGTGGAATATAAAATGGATGTCCTCGTGGCAAAAAAATCCACATCAAAAGAAATTCTTGAAATGGAAACCGACATGGATCCCATACCAGCCATGTATATAAAGGAAACGGTGGAAAATACAGTTTTACGGGGAACGGTAAAGCGGATAATGCTGATTGATTTAATAAAGGATATGGGTGACAACGGCAAACAGCCTGTCATTGGTCAAATAACAAAGGCAGGGGAAAAGAAGGTCAGAACGGAAGGTGCTTCAGTTTTCAGGGATGGAAAGCTGGCGGGCTGGCTGGATCCATCCGAAACACGGGGATACTTGTTTGCTGCAGACAAAGTGGAAAGCACCATTGTGAATATCCCTGCAGATGGCGGTAAAATATCTATGGAATTAATACGGTCAAACGGAAAAGTTGGAGTAGAATTTCAAAATGGCAAACCTGCCATGTTGAGCATCCAGGTCGGACTGGAAGCCAATGTAGGAGAATATGAAGCAAAAGGAAAGCTGGATTCGCCTGATAACTTGCACAGGCTGGAAAAAACTCTAGGCGAAGAAGTAAAGAGAGAAATCAGAATGGCATTGAACAGGACACAAAAGGATTATTCAAGCGATATTTTCGGTTTCGGCACGCAGGTGCATAAATACCACCCTCAGTACTGGAAAAAGGCAAAGGACAGCTGGAATGACACTTTCAGCAAACTGCCAGCGGACATCCAGGTGGATGCCAAAATAAAACGAACTGGGGTTATCAAAGGGCCAATCAAGAAGGACGGATAG
- a CDS encoding helix-turn-helix domain-containing protein, whose amino-acid sequence MEDNLLLFGKCPVTTTQKIISGKWAIIIFYHLRTGTKRFGELQRLIPGITQTMLTKQLRSLEDYGLINRVVYPEVPPKVEYSLTEIGEKFMPVLDALEKWGNEYIKISASSCIKEQK is encoded by the coding sequence ATGGAAGATAATCTCTTACTATTTGGCAAGTGTCCCGTTACTACTACGCAAAAAATTATTAGTGGAAAATGGGCTATTATTATTTTTTATCATTTGCGCACTGGAACTAAAAGATTTGGTGAATTACAAAGACTTATTCCAGGCATTACTCAAACCATGCTTACGAAACAACTTCGCAGTCTCGAGGACTATGGTCTCATAAACCGCGTAGTTTATCCAGAGGTTCCTCCTAAGGTAGAATATTCTTTAACTGAAATCGGTGAGAAATTTATGCCTGTTTTAGATGCTTTAGAAAAATGGGGAAATGAGTATATAAAAATATCTGCCTCTAGCTGCATTAAGGAACAAAAATAA
- a CDS encoding pyridoxamine 5'-phosphate oxidase family protein, whose protein sequence is MEEVLKFLTENPTFYFATVDGDKPRVRPFGFFMEYEGKLYFGMGNHKQSYKQLTVNPNVEVCTTNSKGEWIRIKGKVVFDKSQEALDNAFKTMPDLKKIYNEQTGQTLAVCYLTEAEAEIADMSGGFKKITLS, encoded by the coding sequence GTGGAAGAAGTATTAAAGTTTTTGACTGAAAATCCAACATTTTATTTTGCAACAGTTGATGGCGATAAGCCAAGAGTAAGACCCTTTGGTTTCTTTATGGAATATGAAGGTAAATTGTATTTTGGTATGGGCAATCATAAACAATCATACAAGCAATTAACTGTAAATCCTAATGTAGAGGTTTGCACTACAAACTCTAAGGGTGAGTGGATACGTATTAAGGGCAAAGTAGTATTTGATAAAAGTCAAGAAGCTCTAGATAATGCATTTAAAACTATGCCAGACCTTAAAAAAATTTATAATGAGCAAACAGGCCAAACCTTAGCAGTTTGTTACTTAACAGAAGCAGAGGCAGAAATAGCTGACATGAGTGGTGGTTTTAAAAAAATTACTTTAAGTTAG
- a CDS encoding ABC transporter substrate-binding protein, with protein sequence MKKSLSRTLAGLCCATLFIGMLAGCTKANNESSEAGTKESEKKYKIGITQIADHPSLDNCRKGFIEGLKEEGFIEGKNVTFDYRSAKGEISTANTIATSFVGNNYDLICAIATPSAQTAYTTATEKKIPVIFSAVSDPIAAKLVNTLEKPGKGATGTSDVIPVEKQLEMIRDFMPNAKKIGILYNTSEPNSATQIAMYEAAAAKFNFEIVKVGVASQADIPMATDNILAKVDCLTNLTDNLIVSNLQTVLGKANAKKIPVFGSEEEQVKNGCVASQGIDYVKLGIQTGKIAARVLKGEDINNIAVETIQESKLVVNESVMKSLSLSLPEKLQATAQIVK encoded by the coding sequence ATGAAAAAGTCATTAAGTAGAACTCTAGCAGGGCTGTGTTGCGCTACATTATTTATAGGAATGTTAGCTGGATGTACTAAGGCTAATAATGAATCATCAGAAGCTGGAACAAAAGAATCAGAAAAAAAATATAAAATAGGAATTACCCAAATTGCCGATCATCCATCCCTAGATAATTGCCGTAAGGGCTTTATTGAAGGGCTGAAAGAAGAGGGTTTTATTGAGGGTAAAAATGTAACCTTTGATTACAGGAGTGCTAAAGGAGAAATATCAACAGCAAATACTATTGCAACAAGCTTTGTTGGCAATAATTATGATCTTATTTGTGCTATTGCCACACCATCGGCACAGACAGCCTATACGACTGCAACTGAGAAGAAAATACCTGTTATTTTCTCAGCTGTTTCCGATCCCATTGCTGCTAAACTTGTAAATACCCTTGAAAAACCAGGTAAAGGTGCAACAGGTACCAGTGATGTTATTCCGGTGGAAAAACAACTGGAAATGATTCGAGACTTTATGCCAAATGCGAAAAAAATAGGTATTCTTTACAATACTAGCGAGCCAAATTCTGCAACTCAGATTGCAATGTATGAAGCTGCTGCTGCCAAGTTTAACTTTGAGATTGTTAAAGTCGGAGTGGCATCACAGGCAGATATTCCGATGGCGACTGACAATATTTTAGCAAAGGTGGATTGTTTAACGAATCTCACAGATAACCTGATTGTTTCTAATCTTCAAACTGTTTTAGGTAAAGCAAATGCCAAGAAAATTCCTGTATTTGGCTCAGAAGAAGAACAGGTTAAAAATGGATGTGTTGCTTCTCAGGGCATTGATTATGTGAAGCTTGGTATTCAGACTGGTAAAATAGCGGCAAGAGTACTAAAAGGTGAGGATATTAACAATATAGCTGTGGAAACAATTCAAGAAAGCAAATTAGTTGTTAATGAAAGCGTTATGAAAAGCTTAAGCCTTTCCTTGCCTGAAAAACTTCAAGCTACAGCACAAATTGTGAAATAA
- a CDS encoding GGDEF domain-containing protein, whose amino-acid sequence MIRKVFEIMLKDYDTVDAFCGIRRVQDIAEKNKTDCFPVTDNGKIIGVLTRSDLIKTHPNRIVLDAMSGSYKYIEADESVWEAKELLEGQGTDILLATQDDKIIGIVTKNAINVEISKHIDLLTGLYKSDYIIYNCLKFLEHGSEISIVFFDVNNFGYIDKEFGHTVGDNILKEIAQILKDNAPEGTYLCRYGGDEFALLTEVCAENCKALAQDILNKVKQHEFYGNIHIGISAGIAGGERRNPRKGNMYKTVTNLINLASLASTKAKKEKDNLVLGYSGIIDEIAI is encoded by the coding sequence ATGATAAGGAAAGTTTTTGAAATCATGCTTAAAGATTACGATACGGTTGATGCTTTTTGTGGAATCAGGCGAGTACAGGATATTGCGGAAAAAAACAAGACAGACTGTTTCCCTGTAACTGACAACGGAAAAATCATCGGTGTCCTGACAAGGAGTGATTTGATAAAAACTCACCCAAATAGGATTGTACTAGATGCTATGTCTGGAAGTTATAAATATATTGAGGCTGACGAGTCTGTCTGGGAAGCAAAGGAGTTATTAGAAGGCCAAGGAACTGACATTCTCTTGGCTACTCAGGATGATAAAATAATCGGAATTGTAACTAAAAATGCAATTAATGTTGAAATCAGCAAACATATTGATCTGCTGACTGGACTGTACAAAAGCGACTATATTATATACAATTGCCTAAAATTCTTGGAACACGGCAGTGAAATATCAATAGTATTCTTTGATGTCAATAATTTTGGATATATAGATAAAGAGTTTGGACATACCGTGGGGGACAATATTTTAAAGGAAATTGCACAAATCCTTAAGGACAATGCACCAGAAGGGACATACCTTTGCAGGTATGGTGGTGATGAATTTGCTCTTTTGACTGAAGTATGTGCAGAAAACTGTAAAGCATTGGCACAAGATATATTAAACAAGGTAAAGCAGCATGAATTCTATGGGAATATACATATTGGCATTTCTGCAGGAATTGCAGGGGGGGAAAGGCGTAATCCGAGGAAGGGAAATATGTACAAAACAGTTACAAACCTGATAAACCTTGCAAGCCTTGCCTCTACAAAAGCTAAAAAGGAAAAGGACAATTTGGTGCTTGGCTATAGTGGAATTATTGATGAAATTGCCATATAA